A single Musa acuminata AAA Group cultivar baxijiao chromosome BXJ2-1, Cavendish_Baxijiao_AAA, whole genome shotgun sequence DNA region contains:
- the LOC103986844 gene encoding calmodulin-like protein 3 codes for MDPSELKRVFQMFDRNGDGSITKTELQDSLKNLGIHIPEEELASMIEKIDVNGDGCVDMEEFGTLYQAIMDERDEDEDMLEAFNVFDQNGDGFITVEELRTVLGSLGLKQGRTVEDCRRMISKVDVDGDGKVNFKEFKQMMKGGGFAALT; via the coding sequence ATGGACCCGTCGGAGCTGAAGCGGGTGTTCCAGATGTTCGACCGCAACGGCGACGGCAGCATCACCAAGACGGAGCTGCAGGACTCGCTCAAGAACCTGGGGATCCACATCCCCGAGGAGGAGCTGGCGTCCATGATCGAGAAGATCGACGTGAACGGGGACGGGTGCGTGGACATGGAGGAGTTCGGCACGCTATACCAGGCCATCATGGACGAGCGGGACGAGGATGAGGACATGCTGGAGGCCTTCAACGTGTTCGACCAGAACGGTGACGGCTTCATCACCGTGGAGGAGCTTCGGACGGTTCTCGGCTCACTCGGCCTCAAGCAAGGCCGCACCGTGGAGGACTGCCGGCGGATGATAAGCAAGGTTGACGTCGACGGCGACGGCAAGGTCAACTTCAAGGAGTTCAAGCAGATGATGAAGGGCGGAGGGTTTGCGGCCTTGACCTAG